The Gymnogyps californianus isolate 813 chromosome Z, ASM1813914v2, whole genome shotgun sequence genome has a window encoding:
- the LOC127027376 gene encoding uncharacterized protein LOC127027376 isoform X1, translating into MPGPTLSSPSICAPVSTPVSTTGTGGVLIYPNYHRSHRNLNSWVRLKWTAVCILIIQGAVERQRKISTHLCPYIEIIQPRATILAQIFPNLATRLWRFPQGSFYLWRSRMGRNTISYKRRALQFGEAHFANTKYINNFNHRCSKRSTHAFKAECRDDVEFWNSEKIIMASIAAPGVAASQALATLNKLGCWLAKQANATSQALSSLLLDVDSVRHATLQNRAAIGFLLLAQEHECEDLDGMCCMNLSDHSESIHHSIQQLKEGVKKLQVDDGWGWIENLFSNWGINNWLKGLIKIGLILLCAICGLLLIIQCLLSCLQRALQRMINTAFWLEKQKGGIVGICREFCEQP; encoded by the coding sequence ATGCCTGGCCCAACACTATCCAGTCCCAGcatttgtgctccagtttcaaCACCTGTGTCGACAACTGGGACGGGTGGAGTGCTCATTTACCCCAATTACCACAGGAGCCACAGGAACTTGAACTCCTGGGTTCGGTTAAAatggacagctgtttgtattttaattattcagggcGCAGTCGAACGACAGCGCAAAATATCAACTCACCTCTGtccatatatagaaataatacagcctCGTGCAACTATACTAGcccaaatatttccaaatctagcaACGCGCCTCTGGCGCTTCCCTCAGGGGTCTTTTTATCTGTGGCGATCACGCATGGGGAGGAATACCATCTCATATAAAAGGAGGGCCTTGCAATTTGGGGAGGCTCACTTTGCTAacaccaaatacatcaataattttAATCACCGGTGCTCCAAGCGATCGACCCATGCCTTTaaggcagagtgcagggatgatgtggaattttggaacagtgaaaagataattatggcTTCTATAGCTGCGCCAGGGGTGGCAGCCTCGCAGGCCTTAGCCACACTAAATAAGTTGGGATGTTGGCTAGCCAAGCAGGCTAATGCTACTTCTCAAGCCttgagtagtttgcttttagatgttgaTTCAGTAAGACATGCAACTTTGCAAAATCGCGCAGCaattggttttttgcttttagcacaggAGCACGAGTGTGAAGACCTTGAcggtatgtgttgtatgaatcTCTCCGATCACTCGGAATCTATTCACCATAGCATTCAACAATTGAAAGAGGGAGTTAAAAAGCTACAAGTTGATGATGGATGGGGTTggatagaaaatctttttagtaACTGGGGAATTAATAATTGGCTTAAAGGTTTGATAAAGATTGGGctaattttattatgtgctatttgtggcctcctgctcattattcagtgtttgctatcctgtctgcaaagggccctgcagaggatgataaacactgcattttggctagaaaaacaaaaagggggaattgtggGAATCTGCAGGGAGTTTtgcgagcagccttga